CTCAGGTGCATCAGCTGCCTGCTATCTGGAAGCGTCTGGTCGATGCCGGATTTGAAACAGGTCATGCTTATGGCAAGTCCCTGCGAACGGTGAAGTCCTGTGTCGGCAGCACCTGGTGCCGTTATGGTGTGCAGGACAGTGTTGGTATGGCGATTCATGTTGAAAACCGTTATCGAGGTGTTCGCTCTCCCCATAAAATGAAAATGGCTGTGTCCGGTTGCACCCGTGAGTGTGCCGAAGCCCAGAGTAAAGACGTCGGGGTGATTGCAACAGAGCAGGGCTGGAATCTTTATGTGGGCGGCAATGGTGGTATGAAGCCCAGGCATGCCGACTTGTTCGCTACCGGTCTGGACGACCATACCCTGATACAGTACATCGATCGATTCCTGATGTTTTATATCCGAACCGCTGAACGATTACAGAGAACCTCGGTGTGGCTGGATAACCTTGAAGGCGGTCTGGATTATCTCAGGGAGGTCATTATTGATGACAGTCTGGGCATTGCGCAGGAATTGGAAAATGAGATGGCACACCTGATTGAGACTTATCAGTGTGAATGGAAGACGACGCTGGATAATCCTGAAAAACTCAAGCGCTTCAGCCATTTTGTCAACAGTGATCAGTCTGACAGCAATGTCATCTTTGTCAGGGAACGGGAACAGATTCGGCCTGCGACAGAGGTTGAAAAAATACAGCTGAAGCAAGTTGGCTGACTGGCGTTTAAACATAAGGAGATAACCATGAGTCATTCCTGGAAAACGGTCTGTTCAGTTCATGACATTAAAGACGGAATGGGTGTGTGTGCACTGGTAGGCGGCTGTCAGGTGGCCCTGTTTCGGGTGAATGAGCGCATTTTCGGGGTCAGTAACCATGATCCCTTTAGTGGCAGTAATGTGATATCCCGGGGTATTACCGGTGACTTACAGGGGCATATTGTGGTGGCGTCGCCTGTTTATAAACAGCACTTTGATCTGGAAACCGGCATCTGTCTGGAAGATGAAAGCGTTTGTCTGACCTCTTATCCTGTCGAGGTGGTGGATGACTGCGTAATGGTGATGTTACCTGCCTCCAATATCGATCAGGTAGCCTGATATGAAGTTGGTTGTTGTTGGCAATGGTATGGGGTCTGTCCGGATGCTGGAACATCTGGCAGAGGGTCATCACCAGCACGATATTGTTGTGCTGTCTGAGGAGTCCAGCCCCGGCTATAACCGTATTCTGTTGTCTAAATTACTGGCGGGCAGTATCGACAGGGAATCGATTGAGCTAAAAGCCAGACATTGGTATCAGGAGCACGGTATTCGGCTGCTATCGAATAAGTGTCACAAAGTCACTGGCATCGACAGAACTCTGAAACAGGTTAAAACCGTTGATGGGGAATTTTACCCTTATGACAAACTCATTCTGGCAACAGGTTCCCGACCCGTCTCCATTCCGGTTGGTGGTGCAAATTTGCAGGGAGTGATGTTTTTTCGTCAATCAGGTGATGTTGATTTAATGCTGGAGTCTGCCCGGAAGGAGAATGCAAAAGCAGTCGTTATAGGGGGCGGGCTGTTGGGGCTGGAATGTGCCAGCGGACTGGTAAAGCGTGGTATGAGTGTGACTGTAGTGGACACTAATCCAACACTGCTTGGGCGACAGCTGGATGGTACTGCCGGTGAAATGCTTCGGTCTGAACTGGAAACCCGGGGAATTGCATTTCGCTGTGGTGCCCGTTTGCAACAGTACCTGGGTAATCAAAAGGGATGGGTGCAGCAGGTAGAAATTATAAACGACCAGAGTCAACAGGAGTATTTGGACGCTTCTCTGGTTGTTGTTGCAGCAGGTGTGCGGCCTGAGGGCAGCCTTATGCAGTCAGCCGGTCTGGAGTGTGACAGGGGTGTCATGGTCAATGAGAACATGCAAACTTCAGACCCGGATATTTTTGCTTTTGGTGAGTGCGTTCAGCTGCGGGACTCTCTGTTTGGGTTGGTAGCTCCGGTCTATGAACAGGCTCAGGTGGTGAGTGAACAGCTATTGGGCAGGGGCTCGAAAGGGTTTGTGCCGGTTCCGATTCCCACTCGTTTAAAAGTTGATGGTATTGATCTCTTTTCCTGTGGCGAATTCATTGCCGGTGAAGGCGATGAGGAATTGCTGGTGGATGCCCGACAATACGGCGTTTACCGGAAAATCGTCATTCATAATAATCGCATAAAAGGCGTGCTGCTGTATGGAGATGTCAGCGGTGGCCAGTGGTACCAGAACCTGATGCTTCAGTCTGACGATATTTCTTCATTCAGGCAGCAGCTGATTTTTGGACAACACTTCCTGCCTGCCGCTTAAGCAATAACCAGGAATACAAACAGAACATCTTAATGGCTAAGACAGTACATACAACCTGTGCCTACTGCGGGGTAGGTTGTGGCATCAAAGCAGAAGTCAGTGACCAGACACTTCATCTCGTTAATATTCAGGGAAATGAAGACCATCCCGCCAACTTTGGCCGACTGTGCTCAAAAGGAAGTGCGTTGGGAGAAACGGTTTCACTGGAAAACCGTTTATTAACGCCAGAGGTTGATGGTGAAGTGGTTCATTGGGATCGCGCCCTGGAGAGTGTTGCCAGTCGTTTGCGCGATACTGTTGCACAGTATGGTCCTGATGCTGTTGCTTTATACGGCTCAGGTCAACTAATGACAGAAGATTATTATGTGGCTAACAAGCTGATGAAAGGGTTCATTGGCAGTGCCAATATCGATACGAACTCCCGCCTGTGCATGGCCTCGACGGTAGCCGGACATAAGCGTGCATTTGGTTCGGACACGTTGCCTAACTGTTACGAAGATTTGGAACAGTGTGATTTGTTGGTGCTGGTGGGTTCCAATACGGCCTGGTGTCATCCGGTGCTGTTTCAGCGTATTCGGGCCGCAAAGCAGCAAAGACCGGAAATGAAGGTTGTCGTGATTGATCCGAGAAAAACGGATACCTGCGATATTGCTGATCTCCACTTACCCCTCAGACCCGGAACCGATGTTGCGCTGTTTGCTGGTCTGTTAATGCATTTATCAGAGAGGGGTGTGGTAGACGGCCACTATGTCGAACAGCATACGACAGGGTTACAAGGTGCGTTGAAAGCGGCTGAGGAAAGCGCTGGCTCAATACAGAAGGTAGCGGAGATTTGTGACCTTGACTGCCAGAGTGTGGAAGCCTTTTATCGGTGGTTTGCCAGTCTGGATAAAACGGTAACGGCCTGGTCTCAGGGCGTTAATCAGTCTGTTGCAGGAACCGATAAAGTCAATGCCATTATCAACTGCCATCTGTTAACGGGACGCATTGGTAAACCGGGCAGTGGACCACTGTCGTTGACAGGTCAGCCCAATGCGATGGGTGGGCGAGAGGTAGGTGGTCTGGCCAGTCAGCTGGCAGCTCATATGGATTTCTCCGATCCAGCGGATATCGACCGTGTTCGCCGTTTCTGGCAAGCCCCCGCTATGGCTGATAAGCCGGGTAAAACGGCAGTCGATATGTTTCAGGCTGTCGAAAAAGGCAAAATCAAATTCATCTGGATCATGGGAACCAACCCATTGGTCAGTATGCCCGATGCCGACCAGTGTCGGGCAGCACTGGCTAAATGTCCGACAGTGGTTGTTTCTGACTGCATTAAAACAACCGACACATCGGCTTATGCCGACATCCTTTTGCCCGCAGCGGGCTGGAGTGAAAAGGACGGTACCGTGACCAACTCGGAACGACGAATTTCCAGACAGAAAGCCCTGTTTCCCTTGTCGGGTGATGCCAGGCCGGACTGGTGGATTGTCAGTCAGGTGGCGACCTGTCTAGGTTTTTCAGAGGCATTTAATTATCAGCAGGCAAGTCAGATTTTTTGTGAACATGCTGCGTTGTCCGGTTTTGAAAACAGCGATTCAGGTAAACGACGGGATTTTGATATCAGCGCACTGTCAAGGCTGACAGAAAATGACTATGACCAGCTACAACCGTTACAGTGGCCGGTTTCAGGCAGAGGGCACTATACAGCAGTCGGGAGTAAACGATTATTTGCTGGTGGAGGCTTTTTTACGGAAGACCGTAAAGCCCGCTTTGTGCCCACATGCTTCAGCTGGCAGAGAAATCAGCCTGATGAAGATTACCCCTTGTTGTTAAACACCGGGCGTATCAGGGATCAGTGGCATACCATGACCAGAACCGCTTTGTCAGCCCGCTTAAGTCAGCATATTGATGAGCCATTTATTGAAGTGCATCCTGATGATGCAAGCCGTTTGATGATTAAGGACCAATCATACTGTCGTGTATCCTCGGCATTCGGCAATGCTGTGCTGAAAGTGACGGTCACGGATTCCTGTAAACAGGGGACGGTATTTGCGCCAATGCACTGGAGCAGGACGAACAGCCGTTCTGGCGCCATTGGTTCGCTGGTTAACCCGTTGACTGATCCTGTTTCCAGGCAGCCAGATTGTAAACACACTCCGGTCAGGTTGGAAGCTTTTGATTTTAACTGGCATGGCGTTTTTCTGACCCGGGAAAAACTGGATATGCAAGCATTCACTTATGGCACAGAGGTTCGTATGCAACACGGGTTTCGTTATGAACTGTCTGATGATCAGGATCTGACTGAAAGCCTGAATATGTCAGGTGATCGTATCCGTTATCTCGATCCGGTGTCCGGTTGTACCCGTCATGTGTTGTTTAAGCAGAATAAGTTGCAGGGTATTCTGATAACCGATTGCCAACCTGTACAGTGTGACCGTAGCTGGCTACAGAGCGCCTTTGCCAGAAGTGAGTGGTCGGTAACCGATCGCTGGCAGTTGCTGGCTGGTAATGCCCCTCAGGGAGAAGGGGAGGGTCAAACTGTCTGCGCCTGTTTTGGGGTAGGAGAGCGCTTGATTTGTCGGGCGATTGCTGCAGATGGAATAACTGACCCGGCACAGGTAGGCCAGACACTGAAAGCGGGCACTAACTGTGGCTCCTGCATACCGGAAATAAGACGCCTTATTAAGAGCGTTCACACCTCTTCTTCGTAGAAACCGATCGATAGACGACGTAAGTATTTTTGTTATGTCGCTTAAATTTTATTAAATTCTTCCGTTTTCCAATAAGTTAGAATAACAGTATTTTGCCGGGAGTTAAAAATGCTGAAGCTGGTAGGCTTTTTGCTGACAATAGTCAGTGTGATAGGCGGGTATTATCTGGGCGACGGTTCAATGAGTGCGCTCTGGCAACCGGCTTTTATCTTGATTGTGGTGGGTGGCACCGCAGGCTCATTTTTTTCTTCTACCCCCAGTGATGTATTGAATATCACCTGGAAGTATCTGTCACAGGCGATTATGGGTAAACGCCGCAATCAGGAAGATTATGAACGCTTGCTGCAGTTGTTGTATGACCTGTTTCAGACCGATCGTCGGAAAGGTCGTCAGGCATTGGAGGAACATATTGAGGAACCGGAAAACAGTAACCTGTTTCAGGAATCAGGCTTTCTTTCCAGTAAGCGACTGGTGACCTACATTTGTGACAACCTGCGTATTACCATCCTTGGCCAGAACAGCGCCCCTGAGCTGGAAGCGTTGCTGGAGGCTGAACTGGCTGCTTTTGAAGCGGAACAGATGCAAAGTGTTCAGGCGTTACGCCGTGCGGTTGACAGTGCTCCGGGCTTTGGCATTGTGGCTTCGGTACTGGGCGTTATTATTGCCATGAGTTCGGTTTCCGGACCCATTGACGTTCTGGGTATGGCGGTTGCTGGCTCCATGGTCGGCACTATGCTGGGGATGTTGTCGGGCTATGGCATTCTGACCCCCATGATGAACCTCGTGACGCATGCGATAAGAGATGAAATCATGCTGTTCGAGAGTGTTAAAGCTTCTCTGGTGGCTAACTGTGGCGGTCGTCATTCTCTGGTGGCAGTGGATGCCGGTCGCAGGGTGCTGTACTCCGGTGTTCAACCCAGTTTTGTTGAGTTGGAGCGCAAGTTGCAGAGAGTGGCAGCATGAGTCGGCTTAGAGGGAGTCAGGAAGAACAAATGGGCACATGGAAGGGGGCAATGGCCGACTTCTGTATGTCCATGATGACGCTGTTTATGGTGTTGTGGATAGTGTCTATTACCGACGCCGAGCAGAGAGAAGGTTTATCGGGCTATTTCTCGGGCCCCGGTTCAATCAGCAGCTTTACCACTGGTCACTCGGTGATTGATTTTAAAATGTCGGTCAATGAAACTCTGGGTGAATGGAAGCCTCCGCATCTTGAGATGGATGAGTATGATGACAGTGCAGAAGGCAACCTGCTGCTTGAAGAAAGTCAGTTCAGTAATCCCTATGTGGTTGAGCTCCTGAAAATAAAACAGTATCAGGACAACCTGCGTATGGAAGAGGTAGAAGATGGGTTACTGATTCAGCTGGTGGAAACCGATGATCAGCCTATGTTCAAACTGGGTGAGTATGAGCTGACGTATTTTTTTGAGGACATTCTGTTTGAGTTGGGTCCGTTGTTGGAAAAGTCTGGACACGATATCCGAATTATCGGTCATACAGACTCCACTCCGTTCTCCAGTGACAGTTACCGTAATAACTGGACTCTGTCGTATGCAAGGGCGAACAATGTCAGGGAAGTGCTGAACTATCTGGGAATGAATAATAGTCGTTTTGTGGCAGTTTCCGGCATGGCTGACAGCCAGCTGCTTGATGAAGATAACGCCAGGGCCGCTGTTAACCGGCGTGTAGAACTGCTGGTTCTGCATAAATATGAAGAGATGCCTGTTACCCTTTAAGCGTAAAGTCAGCCGTATTCCGGCTTAGTCAGGTTTGGTTTTTGAAGGAGGTTTGGACAGATCTGGGTAGAAGTGATCATTGGCCAGTTTTGATAACGCAGCCTGAATCATGTCTTCAGTCAAAGGGCGTTCGGTTCCATCCGGCAGGACAAGAGCGCCTCCTTTGAACCCCTCTCTCCCAGCCCTTTCTTTGTGCTGGCTCGATTCCATAAGCTGTCCTTTTGCCCGCAGTGTGCTCATCCTGAACTGATTCCAGTACAACATAATTAAAGCGGCTACACCAGAATTGACTGAATACTGATCAAAAAATTACCTCTTCGCTTTATACGAAGGAGGTTCTATACACATCAAATGATGAGTTAGGGGAAGTTTATGGCATGGGTATGAATGCTTTATGACAATAGCCGTTCAAAGGGCGTTGAGAAGATGTGACCGGGATAGTTACACCATTCCGGTCTGCAGTTCTGCTTCTGTATACAGTGGATAATCCATGGCATCAGGCAGTTGATAATGCCACCATTCACTCTGTATAGGGTTAAAT
Above is a window of Endozoicomonas montiporae CL-33 DNA encoding:
- the nirD gene encoding nitrite reductase small subunit NirD, which gives rise to MSHSWKTVCSVHDIKDGMGVCALVGGCQVALFRVNERIFGVSNHDPFSGSNVISRGITGDLQGHIVVASPVYKQHFDLETGICLEDESVCLTSYPVEVVDDCVMVMLPASNIDQVA
- a CDS encoding nitrate reductase, with the translated sequence MAKTVHTTCAYCGVGCGIKAEVSDQTLHLVNIQGNEDHPANFGRLCSKGSALGETVSLENRLLTPEVDGEVVHWDRALESVASRLRDTVAQYGPDAVALYGSGQLMTEDYYVANKLMKGFIGSANIDTNSRLCMASTVAGHKRAFGSDTLPNCYEDLEQCDLLVLVGSNTAWCHPVLFQRIRAAKQQRPEMKVVVIDPRKTDTCDIADLHLPLRPGTDVALFAGLLMHLSERGVVDGHYVEQHTTGLQGALKAAEESAGSIQKVAEICDLDCQSVEAFYRWFASLDKTVTAWSQGVNQSVAGTDKVNAIINCHLLTGRIGKPGSGPLSLTGQPNAMGGREVGGLASQLAAHMDFSDPADIDRVRRFWQAPAMADKPGKTAVDMFQAVEKGKIKFIWIMGTNPLVSMPDADQCRAALAKCPTVVVSDCIKTTDTSAYADILLPAAGWSEKDGTVTNSERRISRQKALFPLSGDARPDWWIVSQVATCLGFSEAFNYQQASQIFCEHAALSGFENSDSGKRRDFDISALSRLTENDYDQLQPLQWPVSGRGHYTAVGSKRLFAGGGFFTEDRKARFVPTCFSWQRNQPDEDYPLLLNTGRIRDQWHTMTRTALSARLSQHIDEPFIEVHPDDASRLMIKDQSYCRVSSAFGNAVLKVTVTDSCKQGTVFAPMHWSRTNSRSGAIGSLVNPLTDPVSRQPDCKHTPVRLEAFDFNWHGVFLTREKLDMQAFTYGTEVRMQHGFRYELSDDQDLTESLNMSGDRIRYLDPVSGCTRHVLFKQNKLQGILITDCQPVQCDRSWLQSAFARSEWSVTDRWQLLAGNAPQGEGEGQTVCACFGVGERLICRAIAADGITDPAQVGQTLKAGTNCGSCIPEIRRLIKSVHTSSS
- a CDS encoding OmpA family protein — its product is MSRLRGSQEEQMGTWKGAMADFCMSMMTLFMVLWIVSITDAEQREGLSGYFSGPGSISSFTTGHSVIDFKMSVNETLGEWKPPHLEMDEYDDSAEGNLLLEESQFSNPYVVELLKIKQYQDNLRMEEVEDGLLIQLVETDDQPMFKLGEYELTYFFEDILFELGPLLEKSGHDIRIIGHTDSTPFSSDSYRNNWTLSYARANNVREVLNYLGMNNSRFVAVSGMADSQLLDEDNARAAVNRRVELLVLHKYEEMPVTL
- a CDS encoding NAD(P)/FAD-dependent oxidoreductase yields the protein MKLVVVGNGMGSVRMLEHLAEGHHQHDIVVLSEESSPGYNRILLSKLLAGSIDRESIELKARHWYQEHGIRLLSNKCHKVTGIDRTLKQVKTVDGEFYPYDKLILATGSRPVSIPVGGANLQGVMFFRQSGDVDLMLESARKENAKAVVIGGGLLGLECASGLVKRGMSVTVVDTNPTLLGRQLDGTAGEMLRSELETRGIAFRCGARLQQYLGNQKGWVQQVEIINDQSQQEYLDASLVVVAAGVRPEGSLMQSAGLECDRGVMVNENMQTSDPDIFAFGECVQLRDSLFGLVAPVYEQAQVVSEQLLGRGSKGFVPVPIPTRLKVDGIDLFSCGEFIAGEGDEELLVDARQYGVYRKIVIHNNRIKGVLLYGDVSGGQWYQNLMLQSDDISSFRQQLIFGQHFLPAA
- a CDS encoding motility-associated protein encodes the protein MLKLVGFLLTIVSVIGGYYLGDGSMSALWQPAFILIVVGGTAGSFFSSTPSDVLNITWKYLSQAIMGKRRNQEDYERLLQLLYDLFQTDRRKGRQALEEHIEEPENSNLFQESGFLSSKRLVTYICDNLRITILGQNSAPELEALLEAELAAFEAEQMQSVQALRRAVDSAPGFGIVASVLGVIIAMSSVSGPIDVLGMAVAGSMVGTMLGMLSGYGILTPMMNLVTHAIRDEIMLFESVKASLVANCGGRHSLVAVDAGRRVLYSGVQPSFVELERKLQRVAA